A genomic window from Pyricularia oryzae 70-15 chromosome 7, whole genome shotgun sequence includes:
- a CDS encoding serine/threonine protein kinase: MPQNSAEARAGESLQVNCFVRSYQDFKDCGKKVRDGLRRETKVLCEHLKPSQAALYRVPTFKCTSFQEDGGLFEEENHKNFARGDFYPVELGRILKGTSYQTLIKLGWGDSSTAWMAFDLMSETFVALKICTRLSPEADRQEDCQRRMSIHANPKHPGYPFINHTRPVEPIRRPGGPTRSKPSSEIIPNDERHACLVQKPMWRYWATVYSSPCWRNHHLRRGTKQLLFALDYLHTECGLVHGNVCEANVGYRVPLDETIVRETLGLIKTLPSRTTAARAYVKTVTARDCTDFTLYRSTRFDEKKLGKTTDFCKVLLGSFGQTRVAYEVWDPEGTPKSMYMAPEVLLGLEVTFAADVWNLGLMLWKLWRREYLINGSLDCDGDNPILHWNSTSHMASIVSKIGPPPKDMLERGRFSGRYFTPEGLPRMDCTNQKHERTPKNDSFEDLVWSMVRWRPEDRKTPKQLLEHPWLSEEL, translated from the exons ATGCCTCAAAATTCGGCCGAAGCAAGGGCTGGCGAGTCACTTCAAGTAAATTGCTTCGTTCGCTCCTATCAAGACTTCAAGGACTGCGGAAAGAAGGTTCGCGATGGCCTCAGGAGAGAGACCAAAGTTCTCTGTGAGCACTTGAAGCCATCTCAAGCCGCGTTGTACAGAGTCCCGACGTTCAAGTGCACAAGTTTCCAGGAGGATGGCGGTCTATTTGAGGAGGAAAATCACAAAAACTTCGCAAGGGGTGATTTCTATCCCGTCGAGCTCGGCCGGATATTGAAGGGCACTTCTTACCAAA CTCTGATCAAGCTCGGCTGGGGTGACTCTTCCACAGCCTGGATGGCATTCGACCTCATGTCAGAGACCTTTGTCGCTCTCAAGATCTGCACGCGACTCTCCCCCGAGGCCGACCGACAAGAGGACTGCCAGCGCCGAATGTCGATACACGCCAACCCCAAGCACCCAGGCTATCCATTTATCAACCACACCCGACCCGTGGAGCCAATCCGACGGCCCGGCGGCCCGACGAGGAGCAAGCCCTCGTCAGAAATAATCCCCAACGACGAGCGCCACGCCTGCCTGGTGCAGAAGCCCATGTGGCGGTACTGGGCGACGGTCTACTCCAGCCCGTGCTGGCGCAACCACCACCTCCGTCGCGGCACCAAGCAGCTCCTGTTCGCGCTCGACTACCTGCACACCGAGTGCGGGCTCGTGCACGGCAACGTCTGCGAGGCAAACGTAGGGTACAGGGTGCCGCTGGATGAGACCATCGTCAGGGAGACGCTGGGGCTGATCAAGACGCTGCCGAGCAGGACCACGGCGGCTCGGGCATACGTCAAGACGGTCACGGCCAGAGACTGTACAGACTTTACGCTCTACCGGTCGACGAGGTTTGACGAGAAAAAGCTCGGCAAGACCACCGACTTTTGCAAGGTCCTCCTGGGGAGCTTTGGACAGACGAGGGTGGCGTATGAGGTTTGGGACCCTGAGGGCACCCCCAAGTCCATGTACATGGCACCCGAGGTTCTTTTGGGTCTTGAGGTGACATTTGCTGCTGATGTTTGGAACCTGGGTTTGATG CTCTGGAAGCTGTGGCGCCGCGAATACCTCATCAATGGATCTCTCGATTGTGACGGTGACAACCCTATCCTTCATTGGAACTCGACGTCACACATGGCCTCTATCGTGTCAAAAATCGGACCACCGCCCAAGGACATGCTTGAGCGGGGACGTTTCAGCGGTCGCTACTTTACACCAGAAG GACTTCCGCGCATGGATTGCACCAACCAGAAGCACGAACGAACGCCCAAGAACGACTCCTTCGAGGACCTGGTATGGAGTATGGTTCGATGGAGGCCTGAGGACCGGAAGACGCCCaagcagctcctcgagcaCCCCTGGCTCAGCGAGGAGCTTTGA